The following coding sequences are from one uncultured Desulfobacter sp. window:
- a CDS encoding MFS transporter, whose protein sequence is MSSTQAQGRSSQGQMIDYKIVLVLSLVHFTGDFYSSFFTPLLPAFQAKLGLTLTQIGLITGTVRFLSFVVQPAVGYMADRYETRWFVLTGLFLVFFVIPFSGIAPNYWVLLAILCLGSFGSSMFHPSTSGMVNLYAGNRAGFAQSIFNTGGTLSFALGPVFITWYVSRFGLSAMPWTMLLGLVSYIFCLKYMPRPVSENMAGLGFINSLKHTFGKVYKTVFLIWLVMVLRAVVGQTFLTFMPIYLTHHGHPLPSVGVIIALFTIAGTLSGLTAGYCADRFGFKPVFFLSYLLMPPTLLMFLYMPGLGAYASSFLSGFFVLAPMPLGVVMAQKLAPGSRAMAASLMMGLAYGLGGVISPGIGWLADIFGLAIVLKCTAFIPLVCLVPIAMFPKIK, encoded by the coding sequence ATGAGTTCCACCCAAGCCCAGGGCCGGTCGTCCCAAGGGCAGATGATTGATTATAAAATTGTCCTGGTGTTAAGCCTGGTTCATTTTACCGGAGATTTTTACTCCTCTTTTTTCACCCCTTTGCTGCCGGCATTCCAGGCCAAACTGGGTCTTACACTGACCCAGATAGGTCTGATTACCGGCACTGTTCGGTTTTTGTCTTTTGTGGTGCAGCCGGCAGTGGGATATATGGCAGACAGGTACGAAACCCGGTGGTTCGTGCTCACCGGGCTCTTCCTGGTCTTTTTTGTCATTCCCTTTTCCGGCATTGCCCCCAATTACTGGGTCCTGCTTGCTATTCTGTGTCTGGGCTCTTTTGGATCCTCCATGTTTCACCCGTCCACGTCGGGCATGGTAAATTTGTATGCCGGAAACCGGGCAGGTTTTGCACAATCCATTTTCAATACCGGCGGGACCCTCTCTTTTGCATTAGGTCCTGTATTCATCACCTGGTATGTAAGCCGATTCGGCCTGTCCGCCATGCCCTGGACCATGCTGCTGGGCCTTGTTTCATATATATTTTGCCTGAAATATATGCCCAGACCCGTATCTGAAAACATGGCAGGACTGGGATTTATCAACAGCTTGAAGCACACCTTCGGCAAGGTGTATAAAACGGTTTTTTTAATCTGGCTGGTGATGGTGCTGCGGGCGGTTGTGGGCCAGACCTTTTTAACTTTTATGCCCATTTACCTGACCCACCACGGACATCCCCTGCCCTCTGTTGGCGTTATCATCGCGCTGTTCACCATTGCCGGCACCCTGTCCGGACTGACGGCGGGCTATTGCGCAGACCGCTTCGGGTTTAAACCGGTCTTTTTTCTATCATACCTGCTCATGCCGCCGACCCTGTTGATGTTTTTATACATGCCGGGATTAGGCGCCTACGCAAGCTCCTTTCTTTCCGGTTTTTTTGTGCTCGCCCCCATGCCTTTGGGCGTGGTCATGGCACAGAAACTTGCCCCGGGCTCCAGGGCCATGGCAGCCAGTCTGATGATGGGACTTGCCTACGGGCTTGGGGGTGTAATCTCTCCGGGGATCGGCTGGCTGGCAGATATTTTCGGACTGGCCATCGTTCTTAAATGCACTGCATTTATCCCCCTGGTCTGCCTGGTACCCATTGCCATGTTTCCCAAGATAAAATAG
- a CDS encoding site-specific integrase, protein MLPQEKSTFKELSDWYLGLPKIKKLASYQVLCINLASFNAVFGHKLATDLKQADIEDYQVARLDQGLSKCYVDQEISVAKRVVSKAWENDKVSGDALKPFKRTKKLLKKGANKRKRVLTIEEYTKLSEALPTHAKNIFITGFFTGMRMGEILSLKWAQIDFENRRIELEKDQTKDDEERFIPISDTLLNIFQSISRNIDDDHVFLYRGKPLKSIRDSLRRTCQKIGIPYGRNVKNGITPHDLRHTFNTYMRKSGAHDTVTMDITGHATREMFDWYNTVDDSEKTEAVKQLEDFISDQKNSR, encoded by the coding sequence ATGCTTCCCCAGGAAAAATCCACATTTAAAGAGTTGTCCGACTGGTACCTTGGTCTTCCTAAAATTAAAAAACTTGCATCATATCAAGTCCTATGTATCAATCTTGCATCATTCAATGCCGTATTTGGCCATAAGCTTGCAACTGATTTAAAACAAGCAGATATAGAAGATTATCAAGTAGCGCGATTAGATCAGGGATTATCAAAATGCTATGTTGACCAAGAAATTTCCGTTGCAAAAAGAGTTGTCAGTAAAGCATGGGAAAATGACAAGGTGTCTGGGGATGCCTTAAAACCTTTCAAGCGGACAAAGAAGCTTCTTAAAAAGGGAGCGAATAAAAGAAAGCGGGTTCTTACTATTGAAGAATACACAAAACTTTCAGAAGCCCTTCCAACTCATGCCAAGAACATATTTATTACCGGATTCTTTACCGGCATGCGAATGGGGGAGATCCTATCCTTGAAATGGGCACAGATCGATTTCGAAAACAGGCGTATCGAATTAGAAAAAGATCAAACCAAGGATGATGAAGAGCGTTTTATACCAATATCAGATACTCTTCTAAATATATTTCAAAGTATTTCCAGGAATATTGATGATGACCATGTTTTTCTTTATCGTGGAAAACCTTTGAAAAGTATCAGAGATAGTTTAAGAAGGACCTGCCAAAAAATTGGAATCCCATATGGCCGGAATGTTAAAAATGGAATCACGCCGCATGATCTTCGGCATACATTCAATACATATATGAGAAAATCTGGTGCCCATGACACTGTTACTATGGATATCACTGGGCATGCTACAAGAGAAATGTTTGATTGGTATAATACTGTGGATGATTCTGAAAAAACTGAAGCGGTTAAACAATTAGAGGATTTTATTTCAGATCAAAAAAACAGTAGATGA
- the def gene encoding peptide deformylase yields the protein MAILDIVTFPEPSLKEPSVPVETIDDDLKTFIDDMGETMFHDSGVGLAAPQVGVNRRVIVYNPNADQEQQDPEDKTFSALINPEIIAKSKETFISEQEGCLSVIDYRSDVRRHAAVTVRAMNIDGETIEFDAQGLMSVIMQHEIDHLDGVLFIDRISALKRAMYTKKRLKQLKNKK from the coding sequence ATGGCTATTCTTGATATTGTTACGTTTCCCGAACCCTCTTTAAAGGAGCCGTCAGTACCGGTTGAAACCATTGATGACGATTTGAAAACGTTTATTGATGATATGGGAGAAACCATGTTCCATGATTCGGGCGTCGGCCTGGCCGCCCCCCAGGTCGGGGTCAATCGCCGGGTGATTGTGTATAATCCCAATGCAGACCAGGAACAGCAAGACCCTGAAGATAAAACGTTTTCGGCACTTATAAATCCTGAAATCATAGCCAAATCCAAAGAGACCTTCATTTCTGAACAGGAAGGTTGCTTAAGCGTTATTGATTACAGGTCCGATGTCCGGCGGCATGCCGCAGTCACGGTACGGGCCATGAATATCGACGGCGAAACCATTGAATTTGACGCCCAGGGACTTATGTCCGTTATTATGCAGCATGAAATCGATCACCTTGACGGTGTCCTGTTTATTGACAGGATTTCTGCATTAAAACGGGCTATGTATACAAAAAAACGGCTAAAACAATTGAAAAATAAAAAATGA
- the fmt gene encoding methionyl-tRNA formyltransferase: MKNTRIVFMGTPEFAVPALKTLAKEPGFDVLLAVTQPDRPKGRGKKLSPSAVKQAALDLGIEVFQPEKINTPEGIERLAALEPDYFVVVAFGQILSRQVLDIPKTYPINIHASLLPKYRGAAPIQAAVLNMDAQTGVTTMVMAEKMDAGDILLMETTPVAPDETASTLHDRLSRIGSDLIIKTIHGIEQEKVTPVPQDHAKATYVPMLKKSDGRIDWRSSAKAVCAHINAMTPWPGAFTELGKKRLKIFKAAVSSVPAQVSADPGTVVSCSDGELFVAAGDGVVQVLELMGNSGKRLDAAAFLRGNKIDMPACFQ; the protein is encoded by the coding sequence ATGAAAAATACCCGCATCGTTTTTATGGGAACCCCGGAATTCGCTGTTCCGGCACTAAAAACCCTGGCAAAAGAGCCGGGGTTTGACGTTTTACTGGCAGTGACCCAGCCGGACAGGCCCAAAGGGCGCGGAAAAAAGCTCAGTCCGTCTGCAGTCAAACAGGCCGCTCTGGACCTTGGCATTGAGGTGTTCCAGCCCGAAAAAATAAACACGCCGGAAGGCATCGAACGCCTTGCCGCTCTTGAACCGGACTATTTTGTCGTGGTTGCCTTTGGCCAGATCCTGTCACGCCAGGTACTGGATATCCCTAAAACTTACCCGATCAATATTCATGCCTCTCTTCTGCCCAAATACAGAGGGGCTGCCCCCATCCAGGCAGCGGTGCTGAATATGGATGCGCAGACCGGTGTGACCACCATGGTGATGGCTGAAAAAATGGATGCCGGAGATATCCTGCTGATGGAAACAACACCAGTGGCCCCGGATGAGACTGCCTCAACCCTGCATGACAGGTTATCCCGGATAGGTTCAGACCTTATCATTAAAACCATCCACGGTATTGAGCAGGAAAAAGTTACCCCCGTGCCCCAGGATCACGCCAAAGCGACCTATGTACCCATGCTTAAAAAATCGGACGGCCGCATCGACTGGCGCAGCAGTGCCAAAGCGGTCTGCGCCCACATTAATGCCATGACACCCTGGCCCGGCGCCTTTACCGAACTTGGTAAAAAGCGCCTTAAGATTTTTAAAGCCGCGGTGTCATCTGTTCCCGCGCAGGTATCCGCCGATCCCGGCACAGTTGTCAGCTGCAGTGATGGAGAATTGTTCGTGGCTGCCGGGGACGGTGTTGTCCAGGTGCTTGAATTAATGGGCAACTCAGGCAAACGCCTTGATGCCGCCGCATTTCTTCGTGGAAATAAAATTGACATGCCGGCCTGTTTTCAATGA
- a CDS encoding radical SAM protein produces MPDVVLIAPPIREFYLTKKRTIPYGLACIAKQLEQNNISCTIVDALARDKSKIIEYPKGFDHLIPHYGRTDITFFSLFHHYRHFGYSFEHIANLVRREKPFLVGISALFTPYWNQALDTAKAVKRFRPNAFIVLGGHHVTQFPKACLEHKEIDFIIQGEGEMPMVQLAQLIKQAAHAMPGADELKKIKGIGFRHEKDIMLNPPVWADSPHGLDQNALDKIDWGFYQRNKKRAITIVASRGCPFSCSYCAVSAAGNSGDFRMREVSDVLDEIKLQAKSKQIGFIDFEDENLTLKKPWIMTLLAGIQEIFEGQDVELRAMNGLFPPSLDTEILAAMKAAGFKTLNLSVGSFCATQLKMFKRPDVRKAHDRVLDMAKDLDMTCVSYLLGSAPGQTAATTLNDLLTLAAKRTIAGLSIYYPAPGSTDYTRCEKQRLLPHDFALMRSTAFPVVDTTSRLEGVTLLRLARILNFLKSCVDQKGALPDTLDAGEISVMENACHGNMDRGQASTLLMQMFLTDAIPRGMDHQGRIYHHPHSIDLCKTFIQKLQTITLSGAVRSSSSGADLILGARCTSH; encoded by the coding sequence ATGCCGGATGTTGTACTAATTGCCCCGCCCATCCGGGAATTTTATCTGACCAAAAAACGGACCATTCCCTATGGGCTTGCCTGCATCGCCAAGCAGTTGGAACAAAACAATATTTCATGTACGATCGTTGATGCCCTTGCCAGAGATAAATCAAAGATCATTGAATACCCCAAAGGTTTTGACCACCTGATCCCCCACTATGGTAGAACCGACATCACATTTTTTTCCTTGTTCCACCATTACCGGCACTTTGGCTACAGTTTCGAGCATATTGCAAATCTGGTCAGACGGGAAAAACCGTTTTTAGTGGGCATATCCGCCCTGTTCACCCCCTATTGGAACCAGGCCCTGGACACGGCAAAGGCGGTCAAACGATTCCGGCCCAACGCGTTTATTGTTCTTGGCGGCCATCATGTCACCCAGTTTCCAAAGGCGTGCCTTGAACATAAAGAGATCGATTTTATTATCCAGGGCGAGGGTGAAATGCCCATGGTTCAGTTGGCCCAACTCATAAAACAAGCGGCTCACGCCATGCCCGGGGCAGATGAATTAAAAAAAATCAAAGGGATAGGATTCAGACATGAAAAAGATATCATGCTGAATCCGCCTGTCTGGGCTGACTCGCCCCATGGCCTTGACCAGAATGCGTTGGATAAAATTGACTGGGGCTTTTACCAACGCAATAAAAAAAGGGCCATCACCATTGTGGCTTCCAGAGGGTGTCCTTTCTCCTGCTCTTATTGCGCGGTGTCGGCGGCCGGTAATTCCGGGGATTTTCGGATGCGGGAGGTTTCGGATGTGCTTGATGAAATTAAATTGCAGGCAAAATCCAAACAGATCGGGTTTATTGATTTTGAGGATGAAAATCTAACCCTTAAAAAACCTTGGATCATGACACTTTTAGCCGGCATCCAGGAGATATTTGAGGGACAGGATGTTGAACTGCGCGCCATGAACGGACTTTTCCCCCCATCCCTTGATACAGAGATTCTGGCTGCCATGAAAGCGGCCGGATTTAAAACCCTGAACCTGTCCGTGGGCTCTTTTTGCGCTACCCAGTTAAAAATGTTTAAACGTCCGGATGTCAGAAAAGCCCATGACAGGGTGCTGGATATGGCCAAGGATCTGGATATGACTTGCGTCTCCTATCTGCTCGGCTCCGCCCCCGGCCAGACCGCGGCCACCACCTTGAATGATCTTTTGACCCTTGCCGCCAAAAGAACCATTGCCGGACTGTCTATTTATTATCCGGCCCCCGGAAGTACCGATTATACCCGGTGTGAAAAACAGCGGTTGCTGCCCCATGATTTTGCCTTAATGCGCTCCACGGCCTTCCCCGTGGTCGATACAACATCGAGACTTGAAGGGGTAACGCTTTTACGACTGGCAAGAATTTTGAATTTTCTTAAATCCTGTGTGGATCAAAAGGGTGCCTTGCCTGATACGTTAGATGCAGGCGAAATTTCAGTTATGGAAAACGCCTGCCATGGAAATATGGATAGAGGCCAGGCCAGCACCCTGTTAATGCAAATGTTTCTAACAGACGCGATCCCCAGGGGAATGGATCACCAAGGCCGCATCTATCACCATCCCCACAGTATTGATTTATGTAAAACATTCATACAAAAACTTCAAACGATCACCCTGTCCGGCGCTGTGCGGTCGTCTTCTTCGGGGGCGGATCTTATTTTGGGCGCCAGGTGCACTTCTCACTGA
- a CDS encoding bifunctional riboflavin kinase/FAD synthetase produces the protein MELIEDLNQIKAPFNNAVVTIGNFDGVHKGHQALLNQVIKKGGQAGGTCIAMTFEPHPLRALGLSSPPLITRRDQKIELIESSGIDVLLCLPFNKAFAQIPAQAFIEDILVKKIGMKTIIIGPDYTFGKDRVGNIELLKTMGSELGYETIVSDWIKGDETDTERISSTRIRKLVMDGHVDQAKHFLGRFYQIRGKVIKGRMRGGSQLGFPTANIKLHDELCPKFGVYAVTVETVHGNFDGVANIGFSPTFGDEMFTIEVHILDFDKDIYGSRIRVNMVERLRDEIKFSNIEQLSDQIRKDIQTAKEILK, from the coding sequence ATGGAATTAATTGAAGATCTAAATCAGATTAAAGCCCCCTTTAATAACGCCGTTGTTACCATTGGTAATTTTGACGGTGTGCACAAGGGTCACCAGGCGCTGTTGAACCAGGTGATTAAAAAGGGGGGCCAGGCCGGCGGCACCTGTATTGCCATGACTTTTGAACCACATCCGCTAAGAGCCCTTGGGCTTTCCAGCCCTCCCCTGATTACCCGGCGGGACCAGAAAATAGAACTGATAGAATCCTCGGGCATAGACGTACTGCTCTGCCTCCCTTTTAATAAGGCGTTTGCACAGATACCCGCCCAGGCGTTCATTGAAGATATTCTTGTAAAAAAAATCGGCATGAAAACCATTATTATCGGTCCGGATTACACCTTTGGCAAAGACAGGGTCGGCAATATTGAACTGTTGAAAACCATGGGGTCAGAACTTGGGTATGAAACCATTGTGTCAGACTGGATAAAGGGAGATGAAACCGACACCGAGCGCATCTCCAGCACCAGAATCAGAAAACTTGTCATGGATGGTCACGTGGACCAGGCAAAACACTTTCTTGGACGGTTCTACCAAATCCGGGGCAAGGTTATAAAGGGTCGCATGCGTGGCGGCAGCCAGCTTGGATTTCCCACGGCCAATATTAAACTGCATGATGAGCTGTGCCCCAAGTTCGGGGTTTATGCCGTAACGGTTGAAACCGTTCACGGCAACTTCGATGGTGTAGCCAATATTGGTTTTTCTCCGACATTTGGGGATGAGATGTTTACCATTGAAGTTCATATTCTTGATTTTGATAAAGACATATACGGCTCCCGGATACGCGTTAATATGGTGGAACGACTCCGGGATGAAATTAAATTTTCAAATATTGAGCAGTTGTCCGACCAGATCAGAAAGGACATTCAAACGGCAAAGGAAATTTTAAAATAA
- the rpe gene encoding ribulose-phosphate 3-epimerase — protein sequence MTLIAPSILSADFTRLGEEVKAVEKAGADWIHIDVMDGQFVPNISYGPIIVEACKKVTDLVLDVHLMIETPDARIPDFAKAGADYISVHAEACPHLHRSLQLIKSLGVKAGVALNPATPLSSIEYIIDMLDFVLIMSVNPGFGGQKFIDSSLNKITALSKMLSDAGSDAVIQVDGGVNNDTMEAVTRAGARCFVAGSAIFNTPDYKTTIDQLRDRSDKGKK from the coding sequence ATGACACTGATCGCCCCCTCTATTCTGTCTGCTGATTTCACCCGTCTGGGAGAAGAGGTAAAAGCGGTTGAAAAGGCCGGTGCAGACTGGATTCACATTGATGTTATGGACGGCCAGTTTGTGCCCAATATTTCCTATGGTCCCATTATTGTGGAGGCCTGCAAGAAAGTAACGGATCTGGTGCTGGACGTCCACCTGATGATTGAAACCCCGGACGCCCGGATTCCCGATTTTGCCAAAGCCGGTGCCGACTACATCAGCGTCCATGCCGAAGCATGCCCCCATCTGCACCGAAGCCTGCAGCTGATAAAAAGCCTGGGCGTAAAGGCCGGTGTTGCCCTGAATCCGGCCACACCACTGTCATCCATTGAATATATCATTGATATGCTGGATTTTGTTTTGATCATGAGTGTCAACCCAGGTTTCGGCGGACAAAAATTCATTGATTCAAGCTTAAATAAGATCACCGCATTGTCTAAAATGCTGTCCGATGCAGGCTCCGACGCCGTCATCCAGGTGGACGGCGGCGTAAACAACGATACCATGGAAGCCGTTACAAGGGCCGGCGCCCGTTGCTTTGTGGCAGGCTCCGCCATTTTCAACACCCCCGACTATAAAACAACCATCGACCAACTTCGCGATCGTTCCGATAAAGGCAAAAAATGA
- a CDS encoding PFL family protein: MFEDQEIISTIEMVKNENLDVRAVTLGISLFDCISHDLNVFKKNIRKKIIGHAAKLVETCDQVGEKYGIKVVNKRISISPIALVGACFSSGQMVEIAHELNDIAKTVNIDFIGGFSALVEKGIAKGDQALIDAIPQALAETQRICASVNVATTKAGINMDAVLAMSRAIKKAAALTADQDGLACAKLCVFSNIPQDMPFMAGAYLGVGQADAVINVGVSGPGVVKRAIERNLSQQRLSLGRIAEIIKRTACKVTRVGELVGREVADILNIRFGVVDLSLAPTPTVGDSVGEIFQALGLSHIGVPGSTAALAMLNDAVKKGGAFASSHVGGLSGAFIPVSEDLNIAEAAQKGFLTVEKLEAMTCVCSVGLDMVAVPGDITEQVLAGIIADEMAIGMINAKTTATRIIPVPGKKAGDFVNFGGLLGKASIMNVPHLDLEDSFVEYGGHIPAPIHSLKN; encoded by the coding sequence GTGTTTGAAGATCAGGAAATTATCTCCACCATAGAGATGGTAAAAAATGAAAACCTGGATGTGCGGGCAGTGACGTTAGGCATCAGCCTGTTTGACTGTATCTCCCATGACCTGAATGTTTTCAAGAAAAATATACGCAAAAAAATCATTGGGCATGCAGCAAAGCTTGTGGAGACCTGTGACCAGGTGGGTGAAAAATACGGCATCAAGGTGGTCAACAAGCGGATCTCCATATCTCCCATCGCCCTGGTGGGGGCCTGTTTTTCATCCGGGCAGATGGTGGAGATCGCCCACGAGCTTAATGATATTGCCAAAACCGTGAATATTGATTTTATCGGCGGGTTTTCAGCCCTGGTGGAAAAAGGCATTGCCAAAGGAGACCAGGCATTAATTGACGCCATCCCCCAGGCGTTGGCCGAAACCCAGCGGATCTGTGCATCCGTGAATGTAGCCACCACCAAGGCCGGTATTAATATGGATGCCGTACTTGCCATGTCCAGGGCTATTAAAAAGGCGGCGGCACTTACGGCAGATCAAGACGGTCTGGCCTGCGCCAAGTTGTGTGTGTTTTCCAATATTCCCCAGGACATGCCGTTTATGGCAGGCGCATATCTTGGGGTGGGCCAGGCAGATGCCGTGATCAATGTCGGGGTCTCCGGACCCGGCGTGGTCAAACGTGCCATTGAAAGAAACCTTTCCCAGCAGCGCTTATCCCTCGGCCGTATTGCCGAAATCATCAAACGCACCGCCTGCAAGGTTACCCGGGTGGGCGAACTCGTGGGCAGGGAAGTGGCGGATATCCTCAATATCCGGTTCGGCGTGGTGGATCTCTCCCTTGCCCCGACCCCTACGGTGGGTGACAGTGTCGGCGAAATATTCCAGGCATTGGGTCTTTCGCACATCGGCGTGCCCGGATCCACCGCAGCCTTGGCCATGCTCAATGATGCCGTAAAAAAAGGCGGGGCCTTTGCCTCATCCCATGTGGGCGGGCTGTCCGGCGCCTTTATTCCGGTCAGTGAAGATCTCAACATTGCCGAAGCCGCACAAAAAGGATTTCTCACCGTTGAAAAATTGGAGGCCATGACCTGTGTCTGCTCCGTGGGACTGGATATGGTGGCGGTGCCCGGAGATATCACCGAGCAGGTGTTAGCCGGCATCATTGCCGATGAAATGGCCATCGGCATGATCAATGCCAAAACCACGGCCACCCGCATTATTCCGGTGCCCGGTAAAAAAGCGGGAGACTTTGTTAATTTCGGCGGACTTTTGGGCAAGGCAAGTATCATGAATGTGCCCCACCTTGACCTTGAAGATAGTTTTGTCGAGTATGGGGGGCATATTCCAGCCCCAATCCACAGCCTAAAAAACTAG
- the rsmB gene encoding 16S rRNA (cytosine(967)-C(5))-methyltransferase RsmB, giving the protein MNKTNDPRYIAFTLINAGQKQTLPLDRAVEDASQHLERLSQKDKGLCHAIVFGVFRHRGRIDQLIGHCSKLAFDRIDAKAKTILRIGVFQLVFLDRVPDFAAINTSIELAKPICGKKASGFINAVLRNVSRSHKEIALPCVHKDLTGHLTAAFSIPAWLGKRWAQRYGQEKTLALAEMLMQLPPLTLRANPHKISRDALVADFEQAGIDAQATRFSPLGIQLRTSGIAIPDLPGFNEGLFQVQDEAAQLAVQLLGPNPGETILDACAGLGTKTCHMALEMENKGNITANDTGQNKAERLNNEADRLNIDIIETTHVDMSRAGINNFSSYFDRVLVDAPCTGLGVLARNPDSRWKRRSKDIMRMAALQKKILNGSANLVSPGGVLVYAVCSCEPEETTQVIARFLDKRKDFTPDPAGFERQLPFFCESGSQTFQKTTFPDHLDMDGFFLTRMRRNKKNKT; this is encoded by the coding sequence ATGAACAAGACCAATGACCCACGCTATATCGCCTTTACCCTGATTAATGCAGGCCAAAAGCAGACCTTACCCCTTGACCGTGCCGTTGAAGATGCGTCACAGCATCTTGAACGGCTAAGTCAAAAGGATAAAGGACTTTGCCATGCCATTGTATTCGGGGTGTTCAGGCACCGGGGCCGCATTGATCAATTAATCGGCCATTGTTCTAAACTTGCCTTTGACCGCATTGATGCCAAGGCTAAAACCATCCTCCGCATTGGGGTGTTCCAGCTTGTTTTCCTGGACAGGGTCCCGGATTTTGCAGCCATCAACACCAGCATTGAACTTGCAAAACCCATTTGCGGCAAAAAGGCGTCGGGCTTTATCAATGCGGTTTTGCGCAATGTATCCAGATCACACAAAGAGATCGCCCTGCCCTGTGTCCACAAAGATTTAACAGGGCATCTGACGGCTGCTTTTTCCATACCCGCCTGGCTTGGAAAACGCTGGGCCCAAAGATATGGACAAGAAAAGACATTGGCGCTTGCCGAAATGCTGATGCAGCTGCCCCCGCTCACCCTCCGGGCCAATCCACATAAAATCAGCCGGGATGCGTTGGTGGCTGATTTTGAACAGGCAGGAATTGATGCCCAGGCAACCCGATTCAGTCCATTGGGCATCCAGCTCCGGACATCGGGCATTGCCATACCGGATTTGCCCGGGTTCAACGAGGGGCTGTTCCAGGTCCAGGACGAAGCGGCCCAGTTGGCCGTGCAGCTTTTAGGCCCCAACCCCGGAGAAACGATTCTGGATGCCTGTGCCGGCCTTGGCACCAAAACCTGCCACATGGCCCTTGAAATGGAAAACAAAGGCAATATCACAGCCAATGATACCGGCCAAAACAAAGCCGAGAGGCTGAACAATGAAGCTGACAGGTTGAACATTGATATTATTGAGACCACCCATGTGGACATGTCCCGGGCCGGAATCAATAATTTTTCATCCTATTTTGACCGGGTGCTTGTGGATGCGCCGTGTACGGGCCTGGGCGTCCTTGCCAGAAACCCGGACAGCCGATGGAAGCGAAGATCAAAGGACATCATGCGCATGGCCGCCCTGCAGAAAAAAATTTTGAACGGCTCGGCCAATCTGGTGTCACCGGGGGGCGTACTTGTATATGCGGTCTGCTCCTGCGAACCCGAAGAGACCACCCAGGTGATAGCGCGGTTTTTAGACAAAAGAAAAGATTTCACTCCGGATCCGGCCGGGTTTGAAAGGCAGCTGCCTTTTTTCTGCGAATCCGGTAGTCAAACATTTCAGAAAACAACGTTTCCGGATCATCTCGACATGGACGGATTTTTCCTGACCAGGATGAGACGTAACAAAAAAAATAAAACATAA
- a CDS encoding ACT domain-containing protein produces MNKMIISVLAQDRPGIIASVTSDLCDLGCNLENVNQMILQNQFAGFFVVQALEGVSAETICQELISKEEDKGLTIHVRSLEADTQPPVADKEIFLITTSGPDQKGLVAKLSGVISSFGANIINMKAVFMGGSNPNENVMSYQVPVTKEIDAPALFAALKAKAKELNLDIRIQHKNIFDVTNKI; encoded by the coding sequence ATGAACAAAATGATCATATCCGTCCTGGCCCAGGACCGGCCGGGCATCATCGCAAGCGTCACCTCGGATCTGTGTGATCTGGGGTGTAATCTTGAAAACGTGAACCAGATGATCCTGCAAAACCAGTTTGCCGGTTTCTTTGTCGTCCAGGCCCTGGAAGGGGTATCTGCCGAAACCATCTGTCAAGAACTGATTTCAAAAGAGGAAGACAAGGGATTGACCATCCATGTCAGATCCCTTGAAGCGGATACCCAGCCACCTGTGGCGGACAAGGAAATTTTTCTGATCACCACCTCCGGCCCGGACCAGAAAGGCCTTGTGGCGAAGCTGTCCGGTGTGATTTCAAGTTTCGGCGCCAATATTATCAACATGAAGGCCGTATTCATGGGTGGTTCCAATCCCAATGAAAATGTCATGTCCTACCAGGTTCCGGTAACCAAAGAGATTGATGCACCGGCCCTGTTTGCCGCCCTTAAGGCAAAAGCCAAGGAACTCAACCTGGACATCCGAATCCAGCACAAAAACATTTTTGACGTGACAAACAAAATATAA